The proteins below come from a single Nostoc sp. KVJ3 genomic window:
- a CDS encoding transposase, with product MRAITKPSTAKCDLNTYTLFLLAESKYPGCTRLAEIMENLSHDSVNRFLLRERYEPKDLFEEIKPNINLVGGTLSGDDTVIDKPHSDPEITDLIGYYYSGRHHRAVKGVQLITLYYTECSGKSVPVNYRIYNKQDNKTKNDYLREMITEVMDWGLKPKTMTTDAWYSSQKNLKLLKNKGLGFLTGVAKNRSCSIDGKNFTQVQNLEIPEDGLIVYLKNFGQVKVFRKSFKNETKRYYIMYIPEKDTLNSISRTEFKELHSIHWGIECYHRAIKQVCGIGRFMVRTTDAIKTHFFSAIRAFTQLELMRAEDLIENWYEIQRNLSLQVARDFILEHLAQNLNLNT from the coding sequence ATCAGAGCAATTACTAAACCATCAACCGCTAAATGTGACTTGAACACTTATACTCTGTTTCTACTGGCAGAATCAAAGTATCCAGGTTGCACACGTCTGGCAGAGATAATGGAAAATTTATCTCATGATAGCGTCAATAGATTTTTGCTACGTGAACGGTACGAACCCAAGGACTTATTTGAAGAAATCAAGCCCAATATCAATCTAGTTGGAGGTACTTTAAGTGGAGATGATACGGTAATTGATAAGCCTCATAGTGACCCGGAAATAACAGATTTAATCGGTTATTACTATTCAGGTAGACATCATCGTGCCGTTAAGGGAGTTCAGTTAATTACCTTGTATTACACCGAGTGTTCAGGTAAATCTGTACCTGTAAATTATCGCATTTATAACAAACAAGATAACAAGACTAAAAATGATTATTTACGAGAAATGATTACTGAGGTAATGGATTGGGGTTTAAAGCCTAAAACAATGACAACTGACGCTTGGTATTCCAGTCAAAAAAACCTGAAGTTACTGAAAAACAAGGGATTAGGGTTTTTAACTGGGGTAGCTAAAAATCGCTCATGTTCCATTGATGGTAAAAATTTTACCCAAGTCCAAAACTTAGAAATTCCCGAAGATGGTTTAATAGTGTATCTAAAGAATTTTGGTCAGGTAAAAGTATTTCGGAAAAGTTTCAAAAACGAAACTAAAAGATATTACATTATGTATATCCCTGAAAAAGATACACTAAACTCAATTTCCAGAACAGAATTTAAAGAGCTACATTCAATTCATTGGGGGATTGAGTGTTACCACAGAGCTATTAAACAAGTATGTGGCATTGGAAGATTCATGGTTAGAACAACCGATGCTATTAAGACTCACTTTTTTAGTGCAATTCGCGCTTTCACACAATTAGAATTAATGCGGGCAGAAGACTTGATTGAAAATTGGTATGAAATCCAAAGGAATCTGTCTCTCCAAGTAGCTCGTGACTTTATTTTGGAACATTTAGCGCAGAATTTGAATTTGAATACATAG
- a CDS encoding gamma-glutamylcyclotransferase, whose product MSLTRFDLESRRLQQTIIQSGTGVILSEAQLEESLNQTLRQHQPNSDIWLFVYGSLIWNPILKFAEQRIGKIYGWHRRFCLWVPQGRGTPENRGLVLGLDSGGSCRGIAYRIAAVDVSSELPLLWRREMIVGCYIPRWVRVFDGIQQLPAITFVVNRQHRAYSGEISLETTINSIATASGELGSCADYLLQTVNGLMKVGITDQQLLWLSKQVLSRQN is encoded by the coding sequence TTGTCACTAACACGTTTTGATCTCGAATCTAGACGCTTGCAACAGACAATCATACAGTCTGGAACTGGCGTTATATTAAGTGAAGCCCAGTTGGAAGAATCACTCAACCAAACACTTCGACAACATCAGCCCAATTCTGATATTTGGTTGTTTGTATATGGTTCTCTAATTTGGAATCCTATCTTGAAATTTGCAGAACAACGGATTGGTAAAATATACGGCTGGCATCGTCGTTTTTGCCTGTGGGTACCTCAAGGCCGCGGTACACCAGAAAATCGAGGATTAGTATTAGGTCTAGATAGTGGTGGTAGTTGTCGAGGTATTGCCTACCGAATCGCTGCGGTTGATGTATCATCGGAACTACCACTACTTTGGCGACGGGAAATGATAGTTGGTTGTTATATCCCACGTTGGGTGAGAGTGTTTGACGGTATTCAACAATTGCCAGCAATTACCTTTGTGGTTAATCGCCAGCATCGTGCATATAGTGGTGAGATTTCCTTAGAAACTACGATTAACAGCATTGCAACAGCTTCTGGAGAGCTTGGTTCTTGTGCTGATTACCTCTTGCAAACTGTCAATGGATTGATGAAAGTTGGAATAACGGATCAGCAATTGCTTTGGCTTTCCAAACAGGTGTTGTCCCGGCAGAATTAG
- a CDS encoding phosphoketolase has translation MTISPSKTKVSVVENGKSATLSTEELRLINAYWRACNYLALGMIYLQDNPLLKEPLKPEHIKNRLLGHWGTSPGLSFIYVHLNRLIKKYDLDVIYIAGPGHGAPGILGPTYLEGTYSEVYPDKSQDEEGMLKFFKQFSFPGGIGSHCTPETPGSIHEGGELGYSLSHAYGAAFDNPDLIVTAVVGDGEAETGPLATAWHSNKFINPIRDGAVLPILHLNGYKIANPTILARISHEELEDLFKGYGYKPYFVEGHEPALVHQLMAATLETVILEIKKIQTEARTSGVAKRPRWPMIVLRTPKGWTAPAEIDGHKLEGFWRSHQVPITDVATNPAHLKILENWMKSYKPEELFDEHGSLIPELKKLAPIGNRRISANPVANGGILRKELRMPDFRNNAVEVVKPGAVEVENTKPLGNFLRDIMRNNMNNFRIFGPDETASNRLNAVYEVSEKVWLADILPEDADGSELSTDGRVMEMLSEHNLFGWLEGYLLSGRHGFFHSYEAFAHVVDSMFNQHAKWLEISKNEVAWRSPVSSENILLSSTVWRQDNNGFSHQDPGFIDLVTNKSAEVTRIYLPPDANCLLSVANHCLRSTNYVNVIVADKQKHLQFLSIEQAIAHCTKGIGIWDWASNDHHGQEPDLPDVVMASCGDVVTMEALAATAILRDEFPDLKVRFINVIDLYKLQPDTEHPHGLSDWDFDSLFTTDKPVIFNFHGYPWLIHKLAYRRTNHENIHVRGYKEKGSINTPLELAINNQVDRFNLVIDVIDRVPKLGSAAVYVRERMKNEIINNRNYAHKHGIDQPEIVNWKWPY, from the coding sequence ATGACCATTTCTCCTTCTAAGACAAAGGTTTCAGTTGTTGAAAACGGTAAATCTGCCACACTTAGCACTGAAGAACTGCGTCTAATCAATGCTTACTGGCGTGCATGCAACTATTTAGCTCTAGGAATGATATATTTGCAGGACAATCCACTGCTAAAAGAACCCCTCAAGCCAGAACACATCAAAAATCGCCTGTTAGGACATTGGGGTACAAGTCCCGGTTTGAGCTTTATCTACGTTCATCTCAATCGTTTAATCAAGAAATATGATCTGGACGTGATTTACATCGCAGGCCCTGGTCATGGTGCTCCGGGCATCCTTGGGCCGACATACTTAGAAGGAACCTATTCTGAGGTTTATCCTGATAAGAGCCAGGATGAGGAAGGTATGCTGAAGTTTTTCAAGCAGTTCTCCTTTCCTGGTGGAATTGGTAGCCATTGCACACCTGAAACTCCTGGCTCAATTCACGAAGGCGGCGAGTTAGGTTACAGCCTCTCCCACGCTTACGGGGCTGCTTTCGATAACCCGGATTTGATTGTGACAGCAGTTGTTGGTGACGGGGAAGCAGAAACTGGGCCTCTGGCAACAGCTTGGCATTCCAATAAATTTATCAACCCCATTCGGGATGGTGCAGTTTTACCAATCTTGCATTTGAACGGCTACAAGATTGCTAACCCCACCATCCTAGCCCGCATCAGCCATGAGGAACTAGAGGACTTATTCAAGGGCTACGGTTACAAACCTTACTTTGTGGAAGGGCATGAGCCAGCGCTAGTGCATCAACTGATGGCAGCAACTCTGGAAACAGTTATTTTGGAAATCAAGAAAATTCAAACCGAAGCCAGGACTTCGGGTGTTGCGAAGCGTCCTCGTTGGCCGATGATTGTCCTCCGCACCCCTAAAGGATGGACTGCGCCGGCAGAAATAGACGGTCATAAATTAGAGGGATTTTGGCGATCGCACCAAGTACCAATTACAGATGTAGCTACTAATCCTGCTCATCTGAAGATTCTAGAAAACTGGATGAAAAGTTACAAGCCAGAGGAATTATTTGATGAACATGGCAGTCTAATTCCCGAACTCAAAAAGCTGGCTCCCATTGGTAATCGCCGCATCAGCGCCAATCCCGTTGCTAACGGTGGAATTCTACGTAAAGAATTGCGTATGCCCGACTTCCGCAACAATGCAGTTGAAGTAGTCAAACCCGGCGCAGTTGAGGTGGAAAACACTAAGCCTCTGGGGAACTTCCTGCGAGATATCATGCGTAATAACATGAATAATTTCCGCATATTCGGGCCAGATGAAACCGCCTCCAATCGACTCAATGCCGTCTACGAAGTCAGTGAGAAAGTCTGGTTGGCAGATATCCTCCCTGAAGATGCAGATGGCAGTGAGCTATCTACCGACGGACGAGTGATGGAAATGCTCAGTGAACATAACCTGTTCGGCTGGCTGGAAGGCTATCTTTTATCTGGGCGGCATGGTTTCTTCCACAGTTATGAAGCTTTTGCTCACGTTGTTGACTCCATGTTCAACCAGCACGCTAAATGGCTAGAAATCAGTAAAAATGAGGTTGCTTGGCGATCGCCAGTTTCTTCTGAGAATATCTTACTATCCTCTACTGTTTGGCGACAAGATAACAACGGTTTTAGCCACCAAGATCCAGGATTCATAGATTTGGTTACTAATAAGAGTGCTGAAGTTACCCGGATTTATCTGCCTCCCGATGCTAACTGTCTACTTTCTGTAGCCAATCATTGCTTACGTAGCACCAACTACGTCAATGTCATCGTTGCAGACAAGCAAAAACACCTCCAGTTTCTTAGCATAGAACAAGCGATCGCACATTGCACTAAAGGCATCGGTATTTGGGACTGGGCAAGCAATGACCATCATGGGCAAGAACCCGATCTTCCCGATGTCGTCATGGCATCTTGCGGAGATGTTGTGACTATGGAAGCCTTGGCTGCAACTGCCATCTTAAGAGATGAGTTCCCCGATCTCAAGGTGCGGTTTATTAATGTTATTGATCTGTACAAGTTGCAACCAGATACAGAACATCCACATGGATTATCAGACTGGGATTTCGATAGTCTTTTTACCACAGATAAGCCTGTAATTTTCAACTTCCACGGTTATCCTTGGCTGATTCACAAACTTGCTTACCGTCGTACTAACCATGAAAATATCCATGTGCGCGGCTACAAGGAAAAAGGCAGCATTAACACACCACTTGAGTTAGCTATCAACAACCAAGTTGATCGGTTTAATCTAGTGATTGACGTGATTGATCGGGTTCCGAAGCTGGGTTCTGCTGCTGTCTATGTTAGAGAACGCATGAAGAACGAAATTATTAACAACCGGAATTATGCTCACAAGCACGGTATCGATCAGCCGGAAATCGTCAACTGGAAGTGGCCTTACTAA
- the pstB gene encoding phosphate ABC transporter ATP-binding protein PstB encodes MVNNLTVNNTTTVNDTDTVLRTENLNVYYGKFLALQNIWLNIPKNQVTAFIGPSGCGKSTLLRCYNRLNDLIESFRAEGKVYFYDKNLYAPEVDAVGVRRRIGMVFQKANPFPKSIYDNVAFGARVCGYKDNMDELVERSLRRSALWDEVKDKLRQSGLALSGGQQQRLCIARAIAGQPEVILMDEPCSSLDPLSTLRVEELIQELKEQYTIVIVTHNMQQAARVSDKTAFFNVSATETGDRTGYLVEYDSTEVIFNNPKQKDTKDYVSGRFG; translated from the coding sequence ATGGTAAACAATTTGACAGTTAATAACACTACCACAGTAAATGATACTGACACAGTTTTACGCACAGAAAACCTCAACGTTTATTATGGGAAGTTTCTAGCGTTGCAGAATATTTGGCTAAATATTCCCAAAAATCAGGTTACAGCTTTTATCGGCCCTTCTGGTTGTGGTAAAAGTACATTACTGCGATGCTATAACCGTCTCAACGACCTGATTGAGTCATTTCGAGCCGAAGGTAAAGTTTATTTTTACGATAAAAATTTGTATGCACCGGAAGTTGATGCTGTAGGGGTGCGTCGTCGGATTGGGATGGTGTTTCAAAAAGCAAACCCGTTTCCCAAATCAATTTATGACAATGTTGCTTTTGGAGCCAGAGTTTGTGGCTACAAAGATAACATGGATGAATTGGTAGAACGGAGTTTACGCCGTTCGGCTTTGTGGGATGAAGTCAAAGACAAACTACGACAAAGTGGTTTAGCCTTATCTGGTGGTCAACAACAACGGTTGTGTATTGCGCGAGCGATCGCTGGGCAACCAGAAGTTATACTCATGGATGAACCTTGTTCCTCCCTCGATCCCCTATCTACTTTGCGGGTTGAAGAACTGATTCAGGAACTCAAAGAGCAATATACCATCGTCATTGTTACTCACAATATGCAACAAGCGGCACGAGTATCTGATAAAACAGCTTTTTTCAATGTTAGCGCCACAGAAACAGGCGATCGTACTGGCTACTTAGTAGAATATGACTCAACAGAAGTGATTTTCAATAACCCTAAGCAGAAAGATACAAAAGATTACGTCAGCGGTCGATTTGGTTAA
- a CDS encoding class I fructose-bisphosphate aldolase → MSSPKLIATAKAMVAPGKGILAIDESNNTCNNRFEKLGIAPTEENRRTYRELLLTTPALGNYINGAILYDETIRQTTKDGTPFVKVMNDAGILVGIKVDTGVKGLPNHPGEKITQGLDDLSNRITEYVKMGARFAKWRAVVTIGKEIPSRDCIEDNAQALARYALLCQQGGLVPIVEPEVLMDGDHTIKRCYVVTEEVLGTVFDQLHLQGVVLEQIILKPNMVISGKGCPQQASIPEVAKATVNCLLNVVPTAVQGVAFLSGGQSNELATAHLNEMHVRFGSKLPWSLTFSFGRAMQQPALELWKVQDANMKAAQSALLHRAKCNGAASLGKYSQEMERSAELALAGYRALQSQLSSQD, encoded by the coding sequence ATGAGTTCACCAAAACTTATCGCTACTGCTAAAGCGATGGTTGCTCCTGGTAAAGGCATCTTGGCTATAGATGAGAGCAACAATACTTGTAACAACCGCTTTGAGAAGCTGGGAATCGCGCCAACTGAGGAAAATCGCCGCACTTACCGGGAGTTGCTTTTAACTACTCCTGCTTTGGGTAACTATATCAATGGCGCTATTTTATATGATGAAACAATCCGTCAAACTACAAAAGATGGAACGCCTTTTGTCAAAGTGATGAACGATGCGGGGATTCTTGTCGGCATTAAAGTTGACACTGGTGTGAAAGGTTTACCAAATCACCCTGGTGAAAAAATTACACAAGGTTTAGATGATTTGAGTAATCGCATTACCGAATACGTCAAAATGGGGGCGCGTTTTGCTAAATGGCGGGCTGTCGTCACTATTGGCAAGGAAATTCCTAGTCGTGATTGTATCGAGGACAACGCCCAGGCTTTAGCTCGCTATGCACTGCTTTGTCAACAAGGTGGACTTGTTCCCATTGTCGAACCTGAAGTTTTGATGGATGGCGACCATACTATTAAACGTTGCTATGTTGTAACTGAGGAAGTCTTAGGAACTGTCTTTGATCAACTCCACTTGCAAGGGGTAGTTTTGGAGCAAATTATTCTCAAGCCCAACATGGTAATTTCCGGTAAGGGTTGTCCCCAGCAAGCCAGTATACCAGAAGTTGCAAAAGCTACGGTGAATTGCCTATTGAATGTGGTTCCTACTGCCGTACAGGGCGTAGCATTTTTATCGGGTGGTCAAAGCAATGAATTGGCAACTGCTCATCTTAATGAGATGCATGTCCGGTTTGGCTCAAAACTGCCTTGGTCATTGACATTTTCTTTTGGTCGTGCTATGCAGCAACCAGCATTAGAACTGTGGAAAGTACAAGATGCCAATATGAAAGCGGCACAAAGTGCTTTGCTGCATCGGGCAAAGTGTAACGGTGCTGCTAGCCTTGGCAAATACAGTCAGGAGATGGAAAGGAGTGCAGAGCTAGCATTAGCTGGCTATAGAGCTTTACAGTCACAATTGTCTAGTCAGGACTAA